The genomic DNA CCGCCCGGCCCGGCCCGGCGGTCACCCGGGCCGTCACGTGGTCGATGGACGTCGGAGCGCTCCCTACAATGGAGGAACCATGAATGCACCGGGGTATGACCATGTCCAGACCCCGATCGCCGGGCTCGTCTCGCTTGCGCTGACCGACCCCGGGCTGCGCGACGTCACGCAACGCGCTGCTGCCGGTGCCACCGAGGGCGCGCTCGTCGGGCCCGCTGCCGCACGGCTGTTCGTCGCCGCCGCGCTCGCCGAGGCGGGCCCGCTGCTGGCCGTGACCGCGACCGGCCGGGAGGCCGACGAACTCGCCAACGAGCTGCGGGCGGTCCTCGGGGACGCCGTCGCGATGTTCCCGTCGTGGGAGACCCTGCCGCACGAACGCCTGTCGCCGGGCGTGGAGACGGTCGGCGCACGAATGAAGGTGCTGCGCAGGCTCGCCCACCCCGACGACACTCGGCTCGGCCGTCCGCTGCGGGTGGTCGTCACCACCGCGCGGTCACTGCTGCAGCCGATGCCGCCGGACCTGGCCCAAGTCGAACCCGTGACGCTGACGGTCGGTTCCGATGCCGACTTCGACGGCGTGATCGAGCGCCTCGTCGAGCTGGCCTACACCCGTGTCGACATGGTCGCCAAGCGCGGCGAGTTCGCGGTCCGCGGCGGCATCCTCGACGTGTTCGCACCGACCGCCGAGCATCCCGTGCGCATCGAGTTCTGGGGAGACGAGGTGTCCGAGATGCGGATGTTCTCGGTCGCCGACCAGCGCTCGATCCCGGAGATCGAGGTCGAGAGCTTGATCGCGATGCCGTGCCGCGAACTGCTGCTGACCGACGACGTGCGCAAGCGTGCCGCCGCGCTGGCCGCCGAACAGCCCCACGACGACAACCGCGTCAGCGGCACCGTCGGCGAGATGATGGCCAAGCTGTCCGAGGGCATCCCCGTCGAGGGGATGGAGTCGCTGCTGCCGGTGTTGCGTCCCGCCGACCTGTCGCTGCTGACCGACCACCTGCCGGCGAACAGCCCGGTGCTGGTGTGCGATCCGGAGAAGGTGCGCACCCGCGCGGCCGACCTCGTCAAGACGGGCCGGGAGTTCCTCGAGGCGTCGTGGTCGATCGCGGCCATGGGTGCCGACGCACCGATCGACCTCGAACAGCTGGGCGGCTCGGGGTTCCGGAGCTTGGAGGAGGTTCGGGCGAACGCCGCGGCGGGCGGGCACCCGTGGTGGACGCTGAGTCAGCTCGGCGACCCGTCGGCGATCACCCTCGACATCCGGCCGGCTCCGTCGGCACGGTCGCAGCAGAACACCCCGGACTTCCAAGACGAGGTGTTCGCGATGCTGCGCGCACACGTCGCCACCGACGGGCTGGCGGCGATCGTCGCGCCCGGCGCGGGCACCGCGCACCGCGTCGTCGAGCAGCTCGGCGAAGCCGACGTCGCCGCGGCGATGCTCGAGCCGGGCGAGGCTCCCAAGCCCGGCGTCGTCGGGGTGCTCAAGGGCCCGCTGTGCCAAGGCGTCGTGCTTCCTGGGGCCAAGCTCGTGGTGATCACCGAGGCCGACCTGACCGGCAACCGGGTGACGGCCACCGAGGGCAAGAAGCTCGCCGCCAAGCGGCGCAACGTCGTCGACCCGCTGGCGCTGACCGCGGGCGACCTGGTGGTGCACGACCAGCACGGCATCGGCCGGTTCGTCGAGATGACCGAGCGCACCGTCGGCGGCGCCCGCCGCGAGTACCTGGTGCTGGAGTACGCGTCGGCCAAGCGCGGCGGCGGGTCGGACAAGCTGTTCGTGCCGATGGACGCCCTCGACCAGCTGTCCCGCTACGTCGGCGGGGAGGCGCCCTCGCTGTCGAAGCTCGGCGGCAGCGACTGGGCCAACACGAAGACCAAGGCGCGCAAGGCAGTACGCGAGATCGCAGGCGAGCTGGTGTCGCTGTACGCCAAGCGTCAGTCCGCGCCCGGGCATGCGTTCGGACCGGACACGCCGTGGCAGAACGAGATGGAGGACGCGTTCGGGTTCACCGAGACCGTCGACCAGCTGACGGCGATCACCGAGGTCAAGAGCGACATGGAGAAGCCGGTCCCGATGGACCGGGTCATCTGCGGTGACGTGGGCTACGGCAAGACCGAGATCGCGGTGCGCGCGGCGTTCAAGGCAGTGCAGGACGGCAAGCAGGTCGCCGTGCTAGTGCCGACGACGCTGCTGGCCGACCAGCACCTGCAGACGTTCAGCCAGCGGATGACCGGCTTCCCGGTGACGGTGAAGGGCCTGTCGCGCTTCACCGATCCGTCGGACTCCCGCAAGACGCTCGAGGGCATGCGCGACGGCTCGGTCGACATCGTGATCGGCACGCACCGGCTACTGCAGACCGGTGTCACGTGGAAGGACCTCGGCCTGGTCATCGTCGACGAGGAGCAGCGGTTCGGCGTCGAGCACAAGGAGCACATCAAGTCGATGCGCACCCACGTCGACGTGCTGACCATGAGCGCCACGCCGATCCCGCGCACCCTGGAGATGAGCCTGGCGGGCATCCGCGAGATGTCGACGATCCTCACCCCACCCGAGGAGCGGTCCCCGGTGCTGACCTACGTCGGCCCCCACGACGACAAGCAGGTGGCGGCAGCGCTGCGCCGCGAACTGCTGCGCGACGGTCAGGCGTTCTACATCCACAACCGGGTCCGCTCTATCGACTCGGCCGCTGCCAAGATCCGCGACCTGGTGCCCGAGGCCCGCGTCGTCGTCGCACACGGGCAGATGCCCGAGGAGCAGCTGGAGCGCACGGTCGAGGGGTTCTGGAACCGCGACTACGACATCCTGGTGTGCACGACGATCGTCGAGACCGGACTGGACATCTCGAACGCGAACACGCTGATCGTGGAGCGCGCGGACACCTTCGGTCTGTCCCAGCTGCATCAGCTGCGCGGTCGCGTCGGACGTAGCCGGGAGCGCGGGTACGCGTACTTCCTGTACCCGGCGGAGGTTCCGCTGACCGAGACTGCCTACGACCGGCTGGCCACCATCGCCCAGAACAACGAACTGGGCGCAGGCATGGCCGTGGCCATGAAGGACCTCGAGATCCGCGGCGCGGGCAACGTGCTGGGCGCCGAGCAGTCCGGCCACGTCGCCGGGGTCGGCTTCGACCTCTACGTGCGCCTGGTCGGGGAGGCCGTCGAGGCGTTCCGCGCTGCCGTCGACGGGGAAACCGTTGCGACGCAGGAGGAACCGAAGGACGTCCGCATCGACCTACCGATCGACGCCAACCTGCCGCCCGACTACATCGGCAGCGACCGGCTGCGGCTGGAGGGCTACCGCCGGCTGGCGGCGGCCAACGACGAGGAGGCCATCGCCGCGGTCGTCGAGGAACTCGTCGACAGGTACGGCCCGCTGCCGGAGCCTGCGCGGCGGTTGGTCGCGGTGGCCAGGCTGCGGCTGCTGTGCCGCCAGTACGGCGTGACGGAAGTGGGTGGCGTGTCGGAGTCGACGGTGCGCATCTCGCCGTTGCCGCTGCAGGATTCGCAGCAACTGCGACTCAAGCGGATGTACCCCAGCGCGACGTACCGCGCGACGACGTCGACGATCACGATGCCCATCCCGCGGGCCGGCACCGGCATCGGCGCCCCGCGCATCCGGGACCTCGAACTGGCCGGTGCCGTGGCCGAACTGCTGTTGGCGCTCGACGGCAGGCCGAAGACGGACGTCGACATCACCAACTTCGATTCGTGGCGCAAAGAGCAGGTGTCGCAATGACCGTCGTCCTGGTCGACCCACGCCGCCCCTCCCTGGTGCCGGTCGAGGCCGTCGGCCTGCTCGCCGGGGACGTGCAGTACACCGAGGAGATGCCGATCAAGGTGCCCTGGTCGCTGCCCGCGGCCCGGCCCTGCTCGTTCGGCGCGCCCGATGCCGACGCGGCGCCGGTGCTCCTGTCGTCGGACCCCGACCATCCCGAGGTGCGGTCCCGGCTGGCCGCGGGGGAGCAGTTGATCTCGGTGCCTCCGCCGCAGCCCGGCGAGCGGCTGGTCGACGCCGTCGCCACGATGGACCGGCTCCGCACCGCGGGGCCGTGGGAGAGCGAGCAGACCCACGACTCGCTGCGCCGGTACCTGCTCGAGGAGACCTACGAGCTGTTCGACGCGGTGCGGGGCGGCAACGCCCAGGACGTCCGCGACGAACTCGGCGACGTGCTGCTGCAGGTGCTCTTTCACGCCCGGATCGCGCAGGACGCTCCCGAGGGTGCGTTCTCGATCGACGACGTCGCCGACGCGCTGGTCCGCAAGCTGGCCAACCGGGTGCCCGCCGTGCTGGCCGGGGAGTCGGTATCGCTCGAGGAGCAACTGGCGCAGTGGGAGGAACGCAAGGCGGCCGAGAAGGTCAGGAACTCGTCGATGGACGACGTGCCGACCGCGCAGCCGGCGCTCGCGTTGGCGCAGAAGGTCTACGAGCGGGTGTCCGCCGCCGGGTTGCCCGTCGACCTGATCCCCGAGGGCATGGTGTCGATCGGGACAGCGCACGGTGGTGACACCGAGAACGCGATGCGGACCGCGACGCTGGACTTCATGGACACCGTCCGCAAGGTCGAGCAGGCCGTGGCCGCCGCCCGGCGGGGCAGCGACGCGCCGCAGGCGATCGACGTGACCTCACCGGGGGCGATCACCGAGGAGGAGTGGCGGGCGCACTGGCCGACGACGCACGAGGTCGACCCGGAAGCGGCCCCCGAGTAGCTCAGGCGAGCAGGGTGTCGCCGAGGAAGCGGTCGTCTCCGGTGACGCCGGGCAACATGAAGAAGAAGCCGCCGCCCACCGGCATGATGTACTCCTCGAGCGGTTCGCCCTTGAGCCGTTCCTGCACCGCGAGGAAGCCCTTCTCCAGGCTGCGCTGGTAGGCGATGAAGGCTAGGCCCTGGTCGAGTCGGCCTGCGCCGTCGAACCCGCGCGAATAGTTGAAACCCCGTCGCAGGATCAGGTTTTCGTCGGTGCCCGCGGTACGGGGGTTGGCTAGCCGGATGTGGGCGTCCATCTTTATCCGCTTGCCGTCGGGGTCGGACGGATAGTCGGGGTCGGTGAACTCGCCGGTGAGGCCGAGCGGCGCGCCGCTGACCTTGCTGCGGCCGATCAGCGCTTCCTGCTCGACGAGTTGGGTGCGGTCCCAGAACTCGACGAACATGCGGATGATCCGGACCGCCTGGTACGAGCCGCCGACTGCCCACTCGGGCTCGCCGTCGTCCGGGCCGACCCAGACGTGGCGGTCCATCAGTGCGTCGTCGTCGACGTCGAGGTTCGCCGTGCCGTCCTTGAACCCCAACAGGTTTCGCGGTGTGGTGGCTCCCGAGGTGGCGCCTGCGCCGATGCCGCGGGCGTAGCCGTCGACCATCCAGCGCAGCACCATGTCCCGGCGGGTCCTGCGCATCAGCTGACGCAGCGCGAACTGCACGGTGTCGTTGTGGCCTGCCTCGAAGATGATCGAGACGTCGCCGTGGGAGAGCTTGGGATCGAGCCGGTCGTTGGCCAGGAACGGCATGGTGACCAGATCCTTGGGCTTGCGATCGGCCAGACCGAACCGGTCGTCGAACACCGACGCACCGAGGCCGACCACGATCGAGAGGTTGTCCGGCGGCGGCTTCTCGCCGAGGATGCCGGAGTCCACCGGCGGGTAGGCGGGGTCGCGGCTCTCGGGCGGCTGGCCCGCCATCAATCCGCGGATCTCCTCGGTGAGTTCCCGCAGCGTCGCCTCGAGCCCCGCGCGGTTGCGGGACTGCAGGTTGAACGACGCGACCAGACCCTGCTCGGGAATCGGCAGCGCGGTGATGCCCGTCTGGTGCGGTCCCTCGAACGCCACGAACCGCGGGTCGGGGCGACCGCGATTGCCCTCACCGTGGCCGGAGTCGGTCAGCGCCATGGTGGCGCCGACTCCCACCGCGGCGCCGGCACCCGCGCCGAGGGCACCCGTGACGAATCCTCGTCGCGAGATGCCCCGGCGCGGGGACCGGTCCGTCGGGCCTGCCGTCACGAAAGGCCTGCCGTCACGAAAGCTTCAGGACTCCCGACACCTGTGACAGGTTCTCCGACAGCCCGGCCAGTTCGGCCTTCAGCTTGTCGATCACATCGGGTGTCACGGTGACGGCCGGGCAGCGCGGGGACGGGTAGGGATCGTTCTCGGTGCAGAACAGCACCCAGCCCTCACCCTGACGCAGCGGTGCCATCGTGTCGAACACCGACGTGATCCCGGCGTCGATCTTGCCGAGCAGCGCCGGGTCGGCCTCGTTCAGTGCGGGGGTCAACTTGTCGACCGCGGCCTGGGCGCCCTGCATGTTGGCGTCGAAGTCCCACAGGTCGGTCTTCGAGTAGCGGTCCTCCTCGCCGGTGATCTTCCCTTCGGAGACCTCTTCGATGAGTTCTGCAGCGCCGTTGGACACGTCGATCGGCTTGACCTCGACGGTCGCGAACTGCTCCTTGAGCGTCGCGATGTCCTTGTCGAGCTGGTCGGCGTACGGAGCGCCGCCCTCGGTGGTGTTCTTCTCGAACAGCAGGTACTCGAGCCGGTGCCAGCCGGTGAACTTGGGATCGTCAACGCCTGAGAAGTCGTCGACGCGCGAGTCGACGAGACCGTCGATCTCCTCGACCAGGCCCGCGAGCGGCTCGATGCGCTCCCAGGGCACGCGCGAGGGCGCGTAGGCGTCCTGCGCGGCCTTCAAGTTGTTGGCGCGCACCGCGTCGGTGAGAACCTTGACGGCGCCGACGAGTTCGTCGACCTGTCCGTCGGCGTAGGCCTTGTACTCGACTGCTGCCTGGTCCGCCAACGGGTTCGGTGCCGCTACCGCCGAGGAGCTGGAGGCCGGCGAACTCGAGCTGGTCTCGCTCGCGCTGGAGTCCGACCCTTCGCTGGTGCTGCCGGAGCAGCCGCTCAGGACCAGGGCTACCGCCGCGACCGACACCGGCCAGGCAACATGCCGTCTCATACAGCCTCCTCATAGTTAGACGCGCGTGACATTACCGCGCGACGCATTCGTAGGGTAGGCAGGCCTAAATACGCGTCTGGATGGCCCGTCGTGCGGCACGGTTGCGGGGACCACGCCGGTGGCCTTGGCACAATGGGTCGGGTCCGTCAGGTCAGAGGAGTCCGGTGTCGCCACTGCGTGTAGGGCGGGCCGTCGCGGTGATCATCGCAACGGCGCTGCTCATGGCTTCCTCGTGCTCGTGGCAGACCGGCATCCCGATCCCCGAGGGCGTTCCGCCGCCCAGCGGTGACCCGGTGCCCCAGATCGACACCCAGGCCAAGGGCCGCGCAGCCGATCAGCTGCACGAATGGGCCGCGGAACGGGCGCCCGCCCTCGGCATCCCGGTGACCTCGCTCGAGGCGTACGCCTACGCCGCGCGGGTGGCGGAGGTCGTGAACCCGAAGTGTCACCTGGCGTGGACGACGCTGGCGGGCATCGGGATGGTCGAGAGCCATCACGGCACCTACCGCGGCTCGTCGGTGACGCCCGGCGGCGAAGTCACGCCACCGATCCGCGGGGTGCGTCTCGACGGTTCGCTGGGCAACATGGCGATCCCCGACACCGACCGCGGCAAGCTCGACGGCGACGAGGAGCTGGACCGGGCGATGGGGCCCATGCAGTTCATCCCCGAGACGTGGAAGCTCTACGGCGTCGACGCCAACAACGACGGGCAGATCAGCCCTGACAACATCGACGACGCCGCGCTGTCGGCGGCCGGATACCTGTGCTGGCGGGGCAAGGACCTGGCCAAGCCGCAGGGCTGGATGGACGCGCTGCGGGCCTACAACCTCTCCGATCAGTACGCCCGCACCGTGCGCGACTGGGCGACGGCGTACGCCGAGGGCCACCACCTCTAGGGCACACGCGGTCCTGGGAGGGGCAGCCGCCACGCCCACCCTCTAGGCTGATGTGCGCAATCACCCCGGACGGAAGGCGGCGCGACAGTGTCAATGATCGAGCAGGTCGGAGCCCGCGAAATCCTCGACTCCCGCGGCAACCCCACGGTCGAGGTCGAGATCGCGCTCAGTGACGGAACGTTCGCCCGCGCCGCGGTGCCATCGGGTGCCTCCACCGGCGAACACGAGGCCGTCGAACTCCGCGACGGCGGTGACCGCTACGGCGGCAAGGGCGTCGAGAAGGCGGTCAACGCCGTCCTCGACGAGATCGCCCCCGCCATCATCGGCCAGAGCGCCGACGACCAACGGCTGATCGACCAGGCGCTGCTGGACCTCGACGGCACGCCGGACAAGTCGCGCCTAGGCGCCAACGCCATCCTCGGCGTCTCGCTGGCCGTCGCCAAGGCCGCCGCGGAGACCGCCGGGCTGCCGCTGTTCCGCTACCTCGGCGGGCCCAACGCGCACATCCTGCCGGTGCCGATGATGAACATCCTCAACGGCGGCGCGCATGCCGACACCGGCGTCGACGTCCAGGAGTTCATGGTCGCCCCGATGGGTGCGCCCACGTTCAAGGAGTCGCTGCGCTGGGGCGCCGAGGTGTACCACTCGCTGAAGTCCGTACTGAAGAAGCAGGGCCTGGCGACCGGCCTCGGCGACGAGGGTGGCTTCGCGCCCGACGTCGCGGGCACGAAGGCTGCGCTGGACCTGATCGCCGTGGCGATCGAGGGGACCGGCCTGAAGCTGGGCACCGACGTCGCGCTGGCCCTGGACGTCGCGGCCACCGAGTTCTACACCGACGGAACGGGTTACGCCTTCGAGAAGGAAACCCGCACCGACGCCCAGATGATCGAGTTCTACGCCGAGCTGATCGACGCCTACCCGCTGGTCTCGATCGAGGACCCGCTGTCGGAGGACGACTGGGACGGCTGGGTGGCGCTGACCAGTGCGATCGGCGACCGCGTGCAGATCGTCGGCGACGACCTGTTCGTGACTAACCCCGAGCGCCTCGAAGAGGGCATCGAGAAGGGCGCCGCGAACGCCCTGCTGGTGAAGGTCAACCAGATCGGCACGCTCACCGAGACCCTCGACGCCGTCACGCTGGCGCACAGCAGCGGCTACAAGACGATGATGAGCCACCGTTCCGGCGAGACCGAGGACACCACGATCGCCGACCTCGCGGTCGCGGTCGGCAGCGGTCAGATCAAGACCGGTGCGCCCGCGCGCAGCGAGCGCGTCGCCAAGTACAACCAGCTGCTGCGCATCGAGGAGATCCTCGGCGACTCGGCCCGCTACGCCGGTGACCTGGCCTTCCCGCGCTTCGGGCTGGAGAGCAAGTAGCTTTTCACCATGCCCGACGCAAAGCGGCCCGACCCGAGGCGGCGCTCTCCGGCGTCGCGCCCGGGCAAGGGCGGCAAGTCCGGTGAGACGGCCAAGGGCAGACCCCGCGGCGCGTCGCCGGTGCGGCGGGAGCCGAGGCCCGCGCTGCCCCGTGCCGTCACCCCGGACGTCGAGGACGAGTCGGTCGACGACGACGAGACCGTCGTCGTTCCGGTTCGCCAGTCGATCGCCGAGGCGGCCGAGCAGCAGTCCGAGCAGCGGTTGGGTTCGGCTGCGCGCCGTGCCGCGATCCTGGCCGCGGTGGTGTGCGTGCTGACGCTGACGATTGCGGGGCCGGTCCGGACGTACTTCTCCCAACGGGCCGAGATGAAGCAGCTCGAGGACGCCGAGGCCCAGTTGCGTTCGCAGATCGCCGATCTCGAGCAGCAGAAGGTCAAGCTTGCCGACCCGGTGTTCATCGCGGCGCAGGCCCGCGAACGCCTCGGCTTCGTGATGCCGGGCGACATCCCCTACCAGGTACAGCTGCCCACGCCCGTCGGTCCCGAAGTGCTGCCGGGGGAGGCCACGGAGACGGTGCCCAGTGGGCAGCCCTGGTACACGTCGCTGTGGCACACCATCGCCGACGCGCCGCACGGTCCGCCGCCGGCGCCCGGCGCCCCCGGTGTCCCTGGCGTGCCCGGTGGTCCCGGTGTGCCGCCGCCCCCGCCCGACGCCCCGCCTGGCCCGGTACCCGGTGGTTGAGCCGGCCGACCTCGAGGCGGTGGCCCGGCAGCTGGGGCGCGAGCCGCGCGGCGTGCTCGCGATCGCGTACCGCTGCCCGAACGGCGAACCGGGCGTGGTCAAGACCGCGCCGCGACTGCCCGACGGCACACCGTTTCCCACGCTGTACTACCTCACCCATCCGGCGCTGACCGCAGCGGCGAGCAGGCTCGAGTCGTCGGGTCTGATGCGGGAGATGACCGAACGGCTGGCGACCGACCAGGAGCTGGCGCAGGCCTACCGCCGGGCGCACGAGTCGTACCTCGCCGAACGCGATGCGATCGAGCCGCTTGGCACGACGTTCTCGGGCGGCGGCATGCCCGATCGGGTCAAGTGCCTGCACGTGGTGATGGCGCACTCCTTGGCAAAGGGGCGGGGCGTCAACCCCTTTGGCGACGAGGCGCTGGCGATACTCAGCGCCGAGCCGGCGATGGCGGGGATACTCGAACGAGGGAGCTGGACATGAGGGTGGCTGCTGTGGATTGCGGCACCAACTCGATCCGTCTGTTGATCGCCGACGTCGACGGGAATGGTCTGCGCGACGTGCACCGCGAGATGCGGATCGTCCGGCTCGGCGAGGGCGTCGACGCCACTGGCGAATTCGCTGCGGCGGCACTGACTCGCACCCGCGCCGCGCTCGAGGACTACGCCGAGCTGATGCGGGAGTACCACGTGTCGAAGGTGCGGATGGTCGCGACGTCGGCGGCGCGCGATGCGGGCAACCGGGCCGACTTCTTCGCCATGACGGCCGAGGTGCTCGGCGCGGTGGTGCCGGGTGCGGTGGCCGAGGTCATCAGCGGAACCGAGGAGGCGGCGTTGTCGTTCCGCGGCGCCGTGGGCGAACTGGACGACTCCGCAGGGCCGTTCGTGGTCGTCGACCTCGGTGGCGGTTCGACCGAGGTGGTCACCGGCGGGCGGGCCGGGGTGACCGCGAGCTTCTCGGCCGACATCGGCTGCGTGCGGCTGCGGGAGCGGTGTCTGCACAGCGACCCCCCGACCGCCGAGGAGATCGCCGATGCCCGGGCGGTCGCGCGCGAGGGACTGCTGCAGGCACTGCGGGTGGTTCCGGTGGAGGGTGCGCGCACCTGGGTGGGCGTGGCCGGGACGATGACGACGCTGGCGGCGCTGGCCGCGGGCATGACGACCTACGACTCTGACGCAATCCACCTGTCCCGCGTGGGTTTCGACGACCTGCTGCGCGTCTGCGGCGACCTGATCGCGATGACCTATCGGCAGCGTGCCGCGCTGGGCCCGATGCACGAGGGACGCGTCGACGTCATCGGTGGCGGCGCCATCATCGTCGAGGAACTGGCACGCGAACTGCGCAGTCGCGCGGGCATCACCGAACTCGTGGTGAGTGAGCACGACATCCTCGACGGCATCGCGTTGTCGATCGAATAGCGCTGCGGCGGTTCAGGATCGAAGGATCGGCCGCAGCGCATCGAGTACCGCGGGATCCTCGATCGTCGAGGGCACCGGCTCGTCGCGCCCGTCGGCGATGCCGCGCATGGTCTTGCGCAGGATCTTGCCCGAGCGGGTCTTCGGCAGCGCAGGCACGACGTCGACCCGCTTGAGGCTGGCCACGGCGCCGATGCGGGTGCGCACCGCCTCGACGAGCTCACCGGCCAGGTCGTCGCCGCCCTTGGCGCCGGCCTTGAGCACGACGAACCCGCGCGGTGCCTGTCCCTTGATCTCGTCGGCGACGCCGATGACCGCACACTCGGCGACCGCGGGGTGGGTCGCGAGCACGGCTTCGATGGAACCGGTCGAAAGACGATGTCCGGCAACGTTGATGACGTCGTCGGTGCGGCCCATGACGAACAGGTAGCCGTCCTCGTCGACGTAACCGCCGTCACCGGAGAGGTAGTACCCGGGGAACGCCTTGAGGTAGGAGGCGACGTAGCGGTCGTCGTCACCCCACAGGGTCGGGAGCGTGCCCGGCGGTAGCGGCAACCGGACGCAGATCGCACCTTCCTCGCCGCGGTCGGCCTCGGTGCCGTCGGGGCGCAGGACGCGGACGTCGTAGCCGGGCATCGGGACGGTGGCCGACCCTGGCTTGACCGGCATCTGCTCGATGCCAAGGGGGTTGGCGGCGATCGACCATCCGGTCTCGGTCTGCCACCAGTGGTCGATGACGGGGATGCCCAGCTTCTCGTCGGCCCACTGGTAGGTGCCTGGGTCGAGCCGCTCACCCGCCTGAAACAGGTAGCGCAGCTTCGAGAGGTCGTAGTCACCAACGTGTTTGGCGTTGGGATCGTCCTTCTTGATCGCGCGCATTGCCGTCGGGGCGGTGAACAGGACCTTGACGCCGTACTCGGCGGCGACCCGCCAGAACGCCCCCGCGTCCGGGGTGCCTACCGGCTTGCCCTCGTAGAGCACCGTCGTCGCTCCGAGAAGCAGTGGCCCGTAGACGATGTAGGAGTGGCCGACCACCCAGCCGACGTCGGAGGCGGCCCAGTACACGTCGCCCGGCTGGGTGTCGTAGACGTGGCGCATGGTCCACAGCAGCGCGACGGCGTGCCCGCCGTTGTCGCGGACGATGCCCTTGGGCTTGCCAGTGGTACCGGAGGTGTACAGCACGTAGAGCGGGTCGATGGCGGCGACGGGCACGGGATCGACCGGTTGCGCGTCCGCCATCGCGACGGCCCAGTCGACGTCCCGTCCCGGCGTCAGGGCGCATTCGTTGCCGTCGCGCTGCACGATGACGCACGTCGGGGTGTCGTGTTCGGCCGCGTCGAGGGCGGCGTCGAGCATCGGCTTGTACTCGACGGTGCGGGTGGGCTCGATGCCGCACGACGCCGAGACGACGACGGCGGGTCGGGCGTCGTCGATGCGGGCGGCCAGCTCGTGCGCGGCGAACCCGCCGAAGACGACGGAGTGGACGGCGCCGAGGCGGGCGCAGGCCAGCATCGCGATGACGGCCTCGGGGATCATCGGCATGTAGATGACGACGCGGTCGCCCTTGCCCACGCCGTTTTCGCGCAGGACGCCTGCGAATCGCGCAGTGTGGTCGAGGAGTTCGCGATAGGTGTAGGTGCGCTTGGTGCCGGTGACGGGGGAGTCGTAGATCAGGGCAGCCTGCTCGCCTCTACCTTGGTCGACGTGCCGGTCGAGCGCGTTCGCGCACGTGTTGAGTTCGGCGTCGGGGAACCAGCGGTACAGCGGCGGGTTGGAGTCGTCGAGGATGCGCGTCGGGGGGCGGGTCCAGGTCACCGCGCGTGCAGCCTCGGCCCAGAACGCCTCCGGGTCGTCGATGCTGGCTTGGAAGACTTCCTGATATCCGCGTGCGCCTGCCATACCGGCACGGTAGCGCGCCGGGCGGTGGCGACGGGGCCTGTCGGTGGGTTCGAGACTTCCCTATAGTTCCAAGGCATGGCTACTGACACGACGTTGAACAACCCGGGGTCAGCAGACACCGAGCCGCCTCCCATCGCGGGGGTGCGCCGGTCGTTCGTTGAAGCGCGGGGTGTGCGCTTCCACGTCACCGAGGCGGGCCCTGCCGACGGCCGGCCCGTCATCGCCCTGCACGGGTGGCCACAGCACCATTGGGCGTACCGGGACCTGCTGGCGGACCCGCCGCCGGGGTTGCGGATCATCGCGCCCGACCTGCCGGGGTACGGGTGGTCGGGGCCTGCGCCGCACCAGTGGGCGAAGGAGGACGTCGCCAGCGACGTGCTGGCCC from Mycolicibacterium arabiense includes the following:
- a CDS encoding DUF501 domain-containing protein; protein product: MVEPADLEAVARQLGREPRGVLAIAYRCPNGEPGVVKTAPRLPDGTPFPTLYYLTHPALTAAASRLESSGLMREMTERLATDQELAQAYRRAHESYLAERDAIEPLGTTFSGGGMPDRVKCLHVVMAHSLAKGRGVNPFGDEALAILSAEPAMAGILERGSWT
- a CDS encoding propionyl-CoA synthetase, encoding MAGARGYQEVFQASIDDPEAFWAEAARAVTWTRPPTRILDDSNPPLYRWFPDAELNTCANALDRHVDQGRGEQAALIYDSPVTGTKRTYTYRELLDHTARFAGVLRENGVGKGDRVVIYMPMIPEAVIAMLACARLGAVHSVVFGGFAAHELAARIDDARPAVVVSASCGIEPTRTVEYKPMLDAALDAAEHDTPTCVIVQRDGNECALTPGRDVDWAVAMADAQPVDPVPVAAIDPLYVLYTSGTTGKPKGIVRDNGGHAVALLWTMRHVYDTQPGDVYWAASDVGWVVGHSYIVYGPLLLGATTVLYEGKPVGTPDAGAFWRVAAEYGVKVLFTAPTAMRAIKKDDPNAKHVGDYDLSKLRYLFQAGERLDPGTYQWADEKLGIPVIDHWWQTETGWSIAANPLGIEQMPVKPGSATVPMPGYDVRVLRPDGTEADRGEEGAICVRLPLPPGTLPTLWGDDDRYVASYLKAFPGYYLSGDGGYVDEDGYLFVMGRTDDVINVAGHRLSTGSIEAVLATHPAVAECAVIGVADEIKGQAPRGFVVLKAGAKGGDDLAGELVEAVRTRIGAVASLKRVDVVPALPKTRSGKILRKTMRGIADGRDEPVPSTIEDPAVLDALRPILRS
- a CDS encoding Ppx/GppA phosphatase family protein codes for the protein MRVAAVDCGTNSIRLLIADVDGNGLRDVHREMRIVRLGEGVDATGEFAAAALTRTRAALEDYAELMREYHVSKVRMVATSAARDAGNRADFFAMTAEVLGAVVPGAVAEVISGTEEAALSFRGAVGELDDSAGPFVVVDLGGGSTEVVTGGRAGVTASFSADIGCVRLRERCLHSDPPTAEEIADARAVAREGLLQALRVVPVEGARTWVGVAGTMTTLAALAAGMTTYDSDAIHLSRVGFDDLLRVCGDLIAMTYRQRAALGPMHEGRVDVIGGGAIIVEELARELRSRAGITELVVSEHDILDGIALSIE
- the eno gene encoding phosphopyruvate hydratase, whose protein sequence is MSMIEQVGAREILDSRGNPTVEVEIALSDGTFARAAVPSGASTGEHEAVELRDGGDRYGGKGVEKAVNAVLDEIAPAIIGQSADDQRLIDQALLDLDGTPDKSRLGANAILGVSLAVAKAAAETAGLPLFRYLGGPNAHILPVPMMNILNGGAHADTGVDVQEFMVAPMGAPTFKESLRWGAEVYHSLKSVLKKQGLATGLGDEGGFAPDVAGTKAALDLIAVAIEGTGLKLGTDVALALDVAATEFYTDGTGYAFEKETRTDAQMIEFYAELIDAYPLVSIEDPLSEDDWDGWVALTSAIGDRVQIVGDDLFVTNPERLEEGIEKGAANALLVKVNQIGTLTETLDAVTLAHSSGYKTMMSHRSGETEDTTIADLAVAVGSGQIKTGAPARSERVAKYNQLLRIEEILGDSARYAGDLAFPRFGLESK
- a CDS encoding septum formation initiator family protein codes for the protein MPDAKRPDPRRRSPASRPGKGGKSGETAKGRPRGASPVRREPRPALPRAVTPDVEDESVDDDETVVVPVRQSIAEAAEQQSEQRLGSAARRAAILAAVVCVLTLTIAGPVRTYFSQRAEMKQLEDAEAQLRSQIADLEQQKVKLADPVFIAAQARERLGFVMPGDIPYQVQLPTPVGPEVLPGEATETVPSGQPWYTSLWHTIADAPHGPPPAPGAPGVPGVPGGPGVPPPPPDAPPGPVPGG
- a CDS encoding lytic transglycosylase domain-containing protein; the encoded protein is MSPLRVGRAVAVIIATALLMASSCSWQTGIPIPEGVPPPSGDPVPQIDTQAKGRAADQLHEWAAERAPALGIPVTSLEAYAYAARVAEVVNPKCHLAWTTLAGIGMVESHHGTYRGSSVTPGGEVTPPIRGVRLDGSLGNMAIPDTDRGKLDGDEELDRAMGPMQFIPETWKLYGVDANNDGQISPDNIDDAALSAAGYLCWRGKDLAKPQGWMDALRAYNLSDQYARTVRDWATAYAEGHHL